In Nicotiana tabacum cultivar K326 chromosome 19, ASM71507v2, whole genome shotgun sequence, one DNA window encodes the following:
- the LOC107814362 gene encoding pentatricopeptide repeat-containing protein At2g21090-like — MPTSSLPSKVRSFGVKSDDTNKKLNNLCSVQKILNLSSQGHLKQAFHHLNILTRKGIRLDSKTLASLIQQCANSKSYREGKWIHFHLKTTGWKHPTTFIANHLINMYGKCGDSIQARKVFDKMTTRNLYSWNNMLSGYAKSGMVKAAKRLFDKMPEKDVVSWNTMVIAYAQVGYFNEALKFYREFRRLGIGFNDYSFAGVVTACVKSRDFSLTGQVHSQVLVAGFLSNVVLSSSIVDAYAKCGKMSDARRLFDAMRVRDVLAWTTLVSGYSRCGDMVSARELFEAMPEKNPVSWTTLIAGYSHSGMSLQALELFAKMVKLQVQPDQFTFSSCLSACADIASLKHGKQVHAFLVNAGLRPNAIVMSSLIDMYSKCGNLEVAKRVFDTMGNKHDAVLWNTMLSALAQHGMGEEAIEVFFKMVKFGVKPNRITFVVLLNACSHSGLVQEGLSFFEMMTSNYNVPPDEEHYACIIDLLGRAGRFSEVLAQIKKMPCEPDGHIWNALLGVCRIHGNVELGRMAAELLIELDPQSPAAYLLLSSIYGALGMWVNVEKVRQLMNERHVRKEQAVSWLEIEQKLRPSFGCSQSNTLEKDTLAILQLLADKTEDDDLLHDSESFIHGGLDARGSNL; from the exons ATGCCCACTTCATCTTTACCTTCCAAAGTTCGCAGTTTTGGAGTTAAATCTGATGATACAAACAAGAAGCTCAATAATTTATGCTCAGTCCAAAAAATTCTCAATCTCTCTTCTCAAGGCCATCTTAAACAAGCCTTCCATCACCTTAACATCCTAACTCGCAAAGGCATTCGCTTAGACAGTAAAACTCTAGCTTCTCTCATTCAACAGTGTGCCAATTCAAAGTCATATAGAGAAGGAAAATGGAtccatttccatctcaaaaccACTGGGTGGAAACACCCAACTACTTTTATTGCCAATCATTTGATTAACATGTATGGTAAATGCGGTGATAGTATTCAAGCACgtaaagtgtttgataaaatgacTACGAGAAATTTGTATTCCTGGAATAATATGCTTTCAGGCTATGCTAAGTCAGGCATGGTAAAGGCTGCTAAAAGGCTGTTTGACAAAATGCCCGAGAAAGATGTTGTTTCTTGGAATACTATGGTGATTGCTTATGCTCAGGTTGGGTACTTCAACGAGGCTCTCAAGTTTTATAGAGAATTTAGGAGGTTAGGTATTGGGTTCAATGACTATAGCTTTGCTGGGGTTGTTACTGCTTGTGTTAAGTCCAGGGATTTTTCTCTTACCGGGCAGGTTCATTCCCAAGTACTTGTCGCTGGGTTTTTGTCTAATGTAGTTCTTTCTAGTTCGATTGTTGATGCGTATGCAAAATGTGGAAAGATGAGCGATGCTAGAAGGTTGTTTGATGCAATGAGAGTAAGAGATGTTCTTGCTTGGACCACCTTGGTTTCAGGCTATTCAAGGTGTGGCGATATGGTGTCGGCCAGGGAGTTGTTTGAAGCAATGCCTGAGAAGAATCCTGTTTCTTGGACGACTTTGATTGCTGGTTATTCCCACAGTGGCATGAGCCTTCAGGCCCTTGAGTTATTTGCAAAGATGGTGAAGCTTCAGGTCCAACCTGATCAGTTCACGTTTAGTAGTTGTCTATCTGCTTGTGCTGATATAGCATCACTTAAGCATGGTAAGCAAGTACATGCATTCCTGGTGAATGCTGGTTTAAGACCTAATGCAATTGTTATGAGTTCTCTCATTgatatgtattcaaaatgtggAAATTTGGAAGTTGCAAAGAGGGTATTTGATACGATGGGCAACAAACATGATGCAGTATTATGGAATACCATGTTGTCTGCATTAGCACAACATGGTATGGGTGAAGAAGCAATTGAAGTGTTCTTTAAGATGGTGAAGTTTGGAGTGAAACCAAACAGAATCACATTTGTCGTCCTTCTCAATGCTTGTAGTCATTCAGGGCTAGTGCAGGAAGGTCTTTCCTTTTTCGAGATGATGACTTCTAATTATAATGTTCCTCCCGATGAAGAACATTATGCATGCATAATTGACCTCTTAGGTAGAGCAGGACGTTTTAGTGAAGTGCTAGCTCAGATAAAGAAGATGCCTTGTGAACCTGATGGTCATATTTGGAATGCCTTACTTGGTGTTTGTAGGATTCATGGAAATGTAGAGTTGGGTAGAATGGCTGCCGAACTACTAATAGAGCTGGACCCACAGTCTCCTGCCGCATATTTGTTGTTGTCAAGTATTTATGGTGCACTTGGGATGTGGGTAAATGTAGAGAAAGTGAGACAGCTTATGAATGAGAGACATGTTAGGAAAGAGCAAGCTGTTAGTTGGTTAGAGATTGAGCAAAAACTGCGTCCCTCTTTTGGGTGTAGTCAGTCGAATACTTTAGAGAAAGATACACTCGCGATTTTGCAACTTTTAGCTGATAAGACAGAAGATGATGATTTATTACATGATAGTGAAAG TTTCATACATGGTGGGCTTGATGCTAGAGGTAGCAACCTTTGA